One Clostridia bacterium genomic window carries:
- the hemZ gene encoding coproporphyrinogen dehydrogenase HemZ translates to MIRVKVFSPSTDQVRIVKEVLRIYFPRLKEIDTTNFLISSNYFSGTVKADKKINLYLEKQTSPLVIKVKLEMDDQVFFHEEVAKPPFFSEEETNRARRLLRLALQQIFSLAKIIKPSPWGILTGVRPLKIVQRFMDDGITPENILNHLIKDYALEERKAKLLLEIAYRQRPFLPKEKRNLVSLYLGIPFCPTRCYYCSFPSFSLDRWGYLLADYLQALEKEIIGLSKVLQEKEIKVQTVYLGGGTPTILSAGQLAKLLTVVQDNFAFVPDRELTVEGGRPETLTREKLEVLKAHQVTRLSINPQTMQAVTLERIGRKHSCEDIITAYHLAREFGFPVINMDLIIGLPGEKRVDLDKTLNEILALRPENITVHALALKRAAYYRQEKIDLVLPAEGQAMLDLAHTRLAKAGYLPYYLYRQKEIFAHGENVGYSLPGKICLYNLLMMEERQTILGCGVGASSKFVDLETNFLESIYNPKDILFYLQRVDELLQRKVDNLQTVL, encoded by the coding sequence ATGATTAGAGTAAAGGTGTTTTCCCCTTCTACAGATCAGGTGCGGATAGTTAAGGAGGTACTGCGGATTTATTTTCCGCGCCTCAAAGAAATTGATACTACTAATTTTTTAATAAGTTCCAATTATTTTTCCGGTACTGTTAAAGCTGATAAAAAAATTAATCTTTATTTGGAAAAACAAACTTCACCTTTAGTGATAAAGGTAAAATTGGAAATGGATGATCAAGTTTTTTTTCATGAAGAAGTGGCAAAGCCTCCTTTTTTTTCGGAGGAAGAAACTAATCGTGCCAGACGTTTACTTCGTTTAGCTTTACAGCAGATATTTAGTTTGGCTAAAATTATTAAACCTAGTCCTTGGGGTATTTTAACTGGAGTAAGGCCTTTGAAAATTGTACAGCGTTTTATGGATGATGGTATAACACCGGAAAATATTTTGAACCATTTAATCAAAGATTATGCACTTGAGGAACGCAAAGCAAAATTGCTGTTGGAAATTGCCTATCGGCAGAGACCCTTTTTGCCTAAGGAAAAAAGGAATTTGGTAAGTCTTTATCTAGGTATCCCTTTTTGTCCAACTCGCTGTTATTATTGTTCCTTTCCTTCGTTTTCCCTTGACAGATGGGGCTATTTACTAGCAGATTATTTGCAAGCCTTGGAAAAAGAAATTATTGGTTTGAGCAAGGTTTTACAAGAAAAAGAAATAAAAGTACAAACAGTATATTTGGGGGGTGGTACACCTACCATTTTATCGGCGGGACAACTGGCTAAACTGTTAACAGTTGTTCAAGATAATTTTGCTTTTGTTCCTGATAGGGAATTAACTGTAGAAGGTGGACGACCTGAAACACTCACCCGGGAAAAATTGGAGGTTTTAAAAGCCCATCAAGTAACACGTTTGAGTATTAATCCTCAAACAATGCAAGCCGTGACCTTGGAGCGAATTGGCAGAAAGCATAGTTGTGAAGACATTATTACAGCTTATCATCTAGCAAGAGAATTTGGTTTCCCGGTCATTAATATGGATTTGATTATTGGTTTACCTGGTGAAAAACGGGTAGATTTAGATAAAACTTTAAATGAAATTCTTGCTTTACGGCCTGAAAACATTACTGTTCATGCCTTAGCCTTAAAAAGAGCTGCCTATTATCGTCAAGAAAAAATTGACCTGGTATTACCAGCCGAAGGGCAAGCTATGTTGGACTTAGCTCATACTAGGTTGGCAAAAGCCGGTTATTTACCTTATTACCTTTATCGCCAAAAGGAAATTTTTGCTCATGGTGAAAATGTCGGTTATAGTTTACCGGGTAAAATCTGTCTTTATAATTTATTAATGATGGAAGAAAGACAGACTATTTTAGGTTGTGGTGTAGGTGCAAGTAGTAAATTTGTTGATTTGGAAACAAACTTTTTAGAAAGTATTTATAATCCTAAAGATATTTTGTTTTATTTACAAAGAGTTGATGAGTTACTGCAGCGAAAAGTTGACAACCTGCAGACAGTTTTATAA
- a CDS encoding D-tyrosyl-tRNA(Tyr) deacylase, whose product MRVVVQRVKTSAVSVKGTTVGQIDKGLLVFLGVGAGDTKNDVDYLVRKIINLRVFEDQNGKLNYSLQDIKGEMLVVSQFTLYGDCRKGRRPSFSGAASLEKADALYQEFVQQVKSAGIKVATGVFQAEMLVKIENEGPLTLLLDSNKNF is encoded by the coding sequence ATGCGTGTGGTTGTGCAAAGGGTTAAAACAAGTGCTGTTTCTGTAAAGGGAACAACAGTTGGTCAAATAGATAAAGGATTATTGGTTTTTTTGGGGGTGGGAGCTGGGGATACGAAAAATGATGTAGATTATTTAGTACGAAAAATTATTAATTTACGTGTTTTTGAAGATCAAAATGGGAAATTAAATTATTCCCTCCAAGACATTAAAGGGGAAATGTTAGTTGTTTCTCAATTTACTCTTTATGGTGATTGCCGTAAGGGAAGACGACCTAGTTTTTCAGGTGCGGCTTCCCTGGAAAAAGCAGATGCTTTATATCAGGAATTCGTTCAGCAGGTTAAAAGTGCTGGTATTAAGGTGGCTACTGGTGTTTTTCAAGCTGAAATGTTGGTTAAAATTGAAAATGAAGGACCACTTACTTTACTTTTAGACAGTAACAAAAATTTTTAA
- a CDS encoding MBL fold metallo-hydrolase: MRIEMLEVGQIEANCYLVYDEQTREALVIDPGAEGERIQKRIEVLALKVKYIINTHGHLDHIGANGYLKEKNREAEICIHRGDSEMLTDPRKNISFYFAGKEIDGPPADRHLEAGEVLTIGTLNFKVLHTPGHTLGGICLVGEGVCFTGDTLFAGSIGRTDLPGGSFPTIIKAIKNELFVLDEETVVYPGHGPQTTIGHEKKTNPYFR; encoded by the coding sequence CTGCGAATCGAAATGTTGGAAGTAGGACAAATTGAGGCTAATTGTTATTTAGTATATGATGAACAAACTCGGGAAGCATTGGTTATTGATCCTGGGGCAGAGGGAGAACGCATCCAAAAAAGAATCGAGGTATTGGCTTTAAAGGTTAAATATATTATTAATACACATGGTCACTTGGACCATATTGGGGCCAATGGGTATTTAAAAGAAAAAAATCGGGAAGCAGAGATCTGTATACATCGAGGAGATAGTGAAATGCTTACTGATCCGCGAAAAAACATCTCCTTTTATTTTGCCGGGAAGGAAATTGATGGACCACCGGCAGATCGTCATCTAGAGGCCGGTGAAGTTTTAACTATTGGTACTTTAAACTTTAAAGTTTTGCATACACCTGGACATACTTTAGGGGGAATTTGTTTGGTTGGGGAAGGTGTCTGTTTTACGGGGGATACATTATTTGCCGGTTCTATTGGACGCACAGATTTGCCGGGGGGGTCTTTTCCCACTATAATTAAAGCTATTAAAAATGAGCTCTTTGTTTTAGATGAGGAGACTGTCGTCTATCCCGGACATGGGCCTCAGACTACCATTGGGCATGAAAAAAAGACTAATCCTTATTTTAGGTAA
- a CDS encoding bifunctional (p)ppGpp synthetase/guanosine-3',5'-bis(diphosphate) 3'-pyrophosphohydrolase: protein MLRQDLFSELQKQIKQHYSKKEVNLVNQAYQFALKAHGGQNRISGEPFIVHPVAVAQILTDLELDLPTIIAALLHDVVEDTSVPLEKITEVFGSEIALLVDGVTKLSKLQFRSQEERQVENLRKMFLAMAKDIRVIMIKLADRLHNMRTLKHQTINKQREIAEETLEIFAPLAHRLGIFTIKWELEDLAFRFLKPEEYNCLVKKIAMRRQEREAYIEKVIEHLKTKLRAARINADIQGRPKHFYSIYQKMQEREKELDEIYDLIAVRVIVDTVRDCYEVLGIIHTLWTPIPRRFKDYIAMPKPNMYQSLHTTVMGLAGEPFEVQIRTQEMHRTAEYGIAAHWKYKEGYQKGSTELDKRLAWLRQVLEWQKEVKDTKEFMELLKIDVFSDVVFVFTPKGDVKELPAGSIPLDFAYRIHSDVGHSCVGCRVNGKMVPLDYVLKNGDIVEIITAKHSSGPSRDWLKMVKTSHAKNRIRSWFKKEKKEEHFQLGRENLEKEFKKQGFENIKIKQEWLAELAPRFGKSQADDLLVAVGEGALSAYQVFTRLRDEFLPVEKQLPKVDLAQLQKGLQKEARTYQRTYGIKVKGEEGVLVRLAQCCHPLPGDEIIGYITRGRGISVHRADCQNINNLTPQEKGRLIEVVWAVTAENVYQVELEIQALDRPQLALEIMSTLVEMKIPLNSINARTAKHGRAIINLIIEIRVTKQLSLLINKLKNIRDVLDVFRK, encoded by the coding sequence ATGTTAAGACAGGATTTGTTTTCAGAATTACAAAAACAGATTAAACAGCACTACTCCAAAAAAGAAGTGAATTTAGTTAATCAAGCCTATCAATTTGCTTTAAAAGCACATGGTGGTCAAAATAGAATTTCGGGGGAACCCTTCATTGTTCATCCTGTAGCAGTAGCTCAAATTTTAACTGATTTGGAGTTAGATTTGCCTACTATAATTGCGGCCCTTTTACATGATGTTGTTGAAGATACCAGTGTACCGCTTGAAAAAATTACGGAAGTATTTGGCAGCGAAATTGCCCTTTTAGTTGATGGGGTTACCAAATTAAGTAAATTGCAATTTCGCTCTCAAGAGGAACGACAAGTAGAGAATTTACGTAAAATGTTTTTAGCTATGGCTAAAGATATTCGGGTCATAATGATTAAGCTAGCTGATCGTTTGCATAATATGCGCACCTTAAAACATCAGACAATAAATAAGCAAAGGGAGATTGCTGAAGAGACTTTAGAGATTTTCGCTCCATTAGCTCATCGTTTAGGGATTTTTACGATTAAATGGGAATTGGAGGATTTGGCTTTTCGATTTTTAAAACCAGAAGAATATAATTGTTTGGTTAAAAAAATAGCGATGCGCCGCCAAGAAAGGGAAGCCTATATTGAAAAAGTAATTGAACATTTAAAAACTAAATTACGAGCAGCACGTATAAATGCTGATATACAAGGTCGTCCCAAACATTTCTACAGTATTTATCAAAAAATGCAGGAACGAGAAAAGGAATTAGATGAAATCTATGATTTGATTGCTGTTCGGGTAATAGTAGATACGGTAAGGGATTGTTATGAAGTTTTAGGAATTATTCATACCCTTTGGACTCCTATTCCCAGACGCTTTAAAGATTATATTGCTATGCCTAAACCAAATATGTATCAATCACTACACACAACGGTAATGGGTCTGGCTGGGGAGCCTTTTGAAGTACAAATACGAACACAAGAAATGCACCGAACAGCTGAATATGGGATTGCCGCCCATTGGAAATATAAAGAAGGGTATCAAAAGGGAAGTACGGAATTGGATAAAAGGCTTGCCTGGTTAAGACAGGTCTTGGAATGGCAAAAGGAAGTTAAAGATACCAAAGAATTTATGGAACTTTTAAAAATAGATGTTTTTTCGGATGTTGTTTTTGTTTTTACACCTAAGGGGGATGTCAAGGAATTACCTGCTGGTTCTATTCCACTGGATTTTGCTTATCGTATTCATTCTGATGTGGGACATAGTTGTGTCGGCTGTCGGGTAAATGGTAAAATGGTTCCTTTAGATTATGTTTTAAAAAATGGTGATATTGTAGAAATCATCACTGCTAAACATTCAAGTGGGCCTAGTCGAGATTGGTTAAAAATGGTGAAAACTTCTCATGCCAAAAATAGAATAAGGTCTTGGTTTAAAAAAGAAAAAAAAGAAGAACATTTTCAATTGGGTCGGGAAAATCTTGAAAAAGAATTTAAAAAACAAGGTTTTGAAAATATAAAAATAAAACAGGAATGGTTGGCGGAATTAGCTCCCCGCTTCGGAAAAAGTCAGGCAGATGATCTTTTGGTAGCTGTTGGTGAAGGAGCATTAAGTGCTTATCAAGTCTTTACGCGTTTACGAGATGAATTTTTGCCTGTGGAAAAACAATTGCCTAAAGTAGATTTAGCCCAATTACAAAAGGGTTTACAAAAAGAGGCACGTACCTATCAGAGAACTTATGGAATAAAGGTCAAAGGTGAAGAGGGGGTTTTAGTTAGATTAGCCCAGTGCTGTCATCCTCTTCCCGGTGATGAGATAATTGGTTATATTACTCGCGGTAGGGGTATTTCGGTACATCGGGCTGATTGTCAAAATATCAATAATTTAACACCACAAGAAAAAGGACGTTTAATTGAAGTTGTTTGGGCGGTGACTGCGGAAAATGTTTATCAGGTGGAATTAGAAATTCAGGCTTTGGATCGACCACAATTAGCTCTGGAAATTATGAGTACTTTGGTAGAAATGAAAATACCTCTTAATTCTATAAATGCTCGTACGGCTAAACATGGTCGAGCCATAATTAATTTAATTATTGAAATTAGGGTTACTAAACAATTATCCTTGTTAATAAATAAACTAAAAAATATCAGGGATGTTCTTGACGTATTTCGTAAATAA